Proteins encoded by one window of Gemmatimonadaceae bacterium:
- a CDS encoding DEAD/DEAH box helicase has translation MTSRKRSTRRHEAPSGDAAIAPAVVASAVEEATSVEEAPPSDSGALTREHQKEASPAWTALGLIPEVLRAVASAGYASPTPIQEQAIPVALRGRDVMGLAQTGTGKTAAFTLPIVNRLSGGPRRLRALILTPTRELCQQVETSFRKYGKYAAVDVAPIYGGVAYEPQERALSTGVDVLVATPGRLIDHMERANVSLDLVEILVLDEADRMLDMGFAPQISRIVGGISPYRQTLLFSATMPPEVEALARKYLRRPTVVQVGRRSQAAHTVRHAVYPVPGSRKTSLLVALLKQPSMDSVLVFTRTKHGADRVVRGLQEAGIEATAMHADKTQAQRNAALEGFRAGTTKVLVATDIAQRGLDISGISHVVNYDVPGQAEDYIHRIGRTGRAAQTGDAFTFMAPDEIAMVRTIERVLGQPIDRVSMPGFDFG, from the coding sequence ATGACATCCAGGAAGCGATCCACTCGGCGCCACGAGGCGCCGTCAGGCGACGCGGCGATCGCGCCGGCCGTCGTTGCATCGGCCGTCGAGGAGGCGACCTCCGTGGAGGAGGCGCCGCCGTCGGATAGCGGGGCTCTCACCAGGGAACATCAGAAGGAGGCCTCGCCAGCGTGGACGGCCCTGGGCCTGATCCCCGAAGTGCTGCGCGCGGTGGCGTCCGCCGGCTACGCGTCTCCGACGCCGATCCAGGAGCAGGCGATTCCCGTCGCGCTGCGCGGCCGGGACGTGATGGGCCTGGCGCAGACTGGCACGGGCAAGACCGCCGCGTTCACCCTGCCGATCGTGAATCGGCTGAGTGGTGGCCCGCGGCGGTTGCGCGCGTTGATCCTGACGCCAACGCGTGAACTCTGCCAGCAGGTGGAGACCTCGTTCCGGAAGTACGGCAAGTACGCGGCGGTGGACGTGGCGCCGATCTATGGCGGGGTTGCCTATGAACCGCAGGAGCGTGCCCTCTCCACCGGCGTCGACGTGCTCGTGGCCACGCCGGGTCGGCTCATCGACCACATGGAGCGCGCGAACGTCTCGCTCGATCTCGTCGAGATTCTCGTGCTCGACGAAGCCGATCGCATGCTCGACATGGGGTTCGCGCCGCAGATCAGCCGCATCGTGGGTGGCATCTCGCCGTATCGGCAGACCTTGCTCTTCAGTGCGACCATGCCGCCCGAAGTGGAGGCGCTTGCACGCAAGTACCTGCGTCGGCCCACGGTGGTGCAGGTCGGTCGGCGGTCGCAGGCGGCGCATACGGTGCGTCACGCCGTGTATCCGGTGCCGGGGTCGAGGAAGACCTCGCTGCTGGTGGCGCTGCTCAAGCAGCCGTCGATGGACTCGGTGCTGGTGTTCACGCGCACCAAGCATGGTGCTGACCGGGTGGTGCGCGGCCTGCAGGAGGCTGGGATCGAGGCGACCGCGATGCACGCCGACAAGACGCAGGCGCAGCGCAACGCCGCACTGGAGGGATTTCGCGCCGGCACGACGAAGGTGCTCGTGGCGACCGACATCGCGCAGCGCGGGCTGGACATCTCCGGCATTTCGCACGTCGTCAACTACGATGTGCCGGGGCAAGCGGAGGACTACATCCATCGCATCGGGCGGACGGGGCGGGCGGCGCAGACGGGGGATGCGTTCACGTTCATGGCGCCCGACGAGATCGCGATGGTGCGCACGATCGAGCGCGTGCTTGGTCAGCCGATCGACCGCGTTTCGATGCCGGGGTTTGATTTCGGCTGA
- a CDS encoding prepilin-type N-terminal cleavage/methylation domain-containing protein — protein sequence MPRPLPPPARLGVTLPELLLVIALLAIVAAMSLTRIAGLHDRLAARGAAGLLTRALFDARHAAWRLGTRVAVRVDTALGRATIGTMSGPLALHDLRTVFGVTLEATRDSLAYLPDGLAYGASNARFIVARGAAAETVTVSRVGRVRR from the coding sequence ATGCCTCGACCCCTCCCTCCTCCCGCACGACTCGGCGTCACGCTGCCTGAGCTGCTGCTCGTGATCGCGCTGCTCGCAATCGTCGCTGCAATGTCGCTGACACGCATCGCGGGCCTGCACGATCGCCTGGCAGCCCGCGGCGCCGCGGGTCTGCTCACCCGCGCGCTCTTCGATGCGCGGCACGCCGCATGGAGGCTCGGCACGCGGGTGGCGGTACGTGTGGATACGGCTCTGGGCCGAGCCACCATCGGGACCATGAGCGGGCCGCTGGCGCTGCACGACCTGCGCACGGTCTTCGGAGTGACTTTGGAGGCCACGCGCGATTCGCTGGCGTACCTCCCGGACGGACTCGCCTACGGCGCTTCCAACGCGCGGTTCATCGTGGCGCGCGGGGCGGCTGCCGAAACCGTTACGGTCAGCCGTGTAGGGCGCGTACGGCGATAG
- a CDS encoding DUF1801 domain-containing protein, whose amino-acid sequence MTARKAETKPRPAAPGPGKARAPQGKTATALPVSMLAGKASPAKAAVGDKAVFAYIASLPEPQRTIAETVDALAAKTLPGLQRSVKWGMAYYGVGDGWCFSCGGFAGHVKLMFISGAALEPVPPVTPVAMGKATRGVDLRSVEDLDVQQVQSWMKQVVRVPGVGKKR is encoded by the coding sequence ATGACTGCCCGGAAGGCCGAGACGAAGCCAAGACCCGCAGCTCCCGGACCCGGGAAGGCCAGGGCGCCGCAAGGCAAGACGGCCACGGCGCTGCCAGTATCCATGCTCGCCGGCAAGGCCAGTCCGGCGAAGGCAGCCGTTGGAGACAAGGCGGTCTTTGCCTACATCGCGAGTCTGCCTGAGCCGCAGCGCACCATCGCGGAGACGGTCGATGCGCTGGCGGCGAAGACACTGCCGGGCCTGCAGCGCTCCGTGAAGTGGGGCATGGCGTATTATGGCGTCGGCGACGGCTGGTGCTTCTCGTGCGGCGGTTTCGCCGGCCACGTCAAGCTCATGTTCATCAGCGGCGCGGCGCTTGAGCCTGTCCCGCCGGTGACGCCAGTGGCGATGGGCAAGGCGACGCGCGGCGTGGATCTCCGATCCGTCGAGGACCTCGATGTGCAACAGGTCCAGTCGTGGATGAAGCAGGTTGTGCGCGTTCCCGGCGTTGGGAAGAAGCGGTAG
- a CDS encoding dienelactone hydrolase family protein, whose translation MFTRVASSLRLILLALALPGYAAAAQRTTSGAAEAAYRQEGSLAGFPYLAFVTGGARPTDRLPMIVGLHYSGATLDEMAAYFADLGFRARVVLPQGSYPRPGAGRSWFPSGFTALPLAEQEELTNAVVEEVSGFIAAATATFPTRGKPVVAGVSYGGDLSFLIALRHPERLAAAFPVAARFRPDWMPRENHCTPQCPLIMAMHGEADTTVPPEPTRRAAQQLARMGFRVEFRPYAGVAHDFAPQMRRDFATAVRQLVSLDRP comes from the coding sequence ATGTTCACGCGTGTGGCTTCTTCTCTGCGCCTGATCCTTCTGGCGCTGGCCTTGCCCGGGTACGCCGCGGCCGCGCAGCGCACGACCTCGGGAGCGGCCGAGGCTGCATACCGGCAGGAAGGGTCGCTCGCCGGGTTCCCATATCTCGCGTTCGTCACCGGAGGGGCCAGGCCGACCGATCGGCTGCCGATGATCGTCGGGCTCCACTACTCGGGCGCGACGCTCGACGAGATGGCTGCGTACTTCGCCGACCTGGGATTCAGGGCCAGGGTCGTCCTTCCCCAGGGGAGCTACCCGCGACCGGGTGCCGGACGCTCGTGGTTCCCGTCCGGATTCACGGCATTGCCGCTCGCTGAACAGGAGGAACTGACGAATGCCGTCGTCGAAGAGGTCTCGGGATTCATTGCCGCGGCCACCGCGACCTTTCCCACACGCGGCAAACCAGTGGTTGCCGGCGTGTCGTACGGTGGCGATCTGAGTTTTCTCATTGCCCTCCGCCATCCCGAACGACTCGCGGCGGCGTTTCCGGTCGCCGCGCGCTTCAGGCCGGATTGGATGCCACGGGAGAACCACTGCACGCCGCAGTGTCCCTTGATCATGGCGATGCACGGTGAGGCGGATACGACGGTACCGCCCGAACCCACACGGCGTGCGGCGCAACAGTTGGCGCGTATGGGGTTCCGTGTCGAGTTTCGTCCATACGCCGGCGTCGCACACGACTTCGCCCCGCAGATGCGGAGAGATTTCGCCACCGCGGTTCGCCAGCTGGTCTCGCTCGACCGTCCGTGA
- a CDS encoding carboxymuconolactone decarboxylase family protein encodes MTGLIARAGPLTLREVALVKLAISIGARMEGSAHAHARKALYAGVEPEALEHVVLLSCPTIGFPNMMAARGWVRDVLKESP; translated from the coding sequence ATGACCGGACTGATCGCCCGGGCGGGCCCGCTCACGCTCCGGGAAGTGGCGCTGGTCAAGTTGGCGATCTCGATCGGCGCCCGAATGGAGGGGTCGGCACACGCCCATGCGCGCAAAGCGCTGTATGCCGGGGTCGAGCCCGAAGCGCTGGAGCACGTCGTGCTGTTGTCATGTCCCACGATCGGCTTTCCCAACATGATGGCTGCCCGTGGGTGGGTGCGCGACGTCCTGAAGGAGTCTCCGTGA
- a CDS encoding GAF domain-containing protein, protein MRRMRRPNERTVLGALTERLVPGDLGRTLDEAADLLLKATGAVDCEIALREPEGEDMLLACCRGVHRRVLQEQLRFRTGDGFPGIVASTGQPVSTRSLQDDARFLRPGLTRFGVTSFLSVPLVSGPGHTLGCVSLAWRSRRAPLQTATTLVQRAGLTLAAFVRAELLAAREKMEQAVFDAGPGTDVRASACLATLIASARARHGSLVLYGAPGRESSLFSCEGTASICADALDGMVRCRQVQSGHGVIVAGAREEWPLACRCLPPGTQSPLCLPLRVDRRLVGVAVLDRPEPPEPASRDLIPLLAMAAEAAVRLDPGPGVAKRKSVPRPRADRMLDIRCLGGLEVHASGTPVPLSRFARRKALTLLRILVLEPGTPMSRDALVERLWPGVDGASGANRLHGVIHALRSVIEPYRHQRKWLFLCNTGDVYYFNAQSPHWIDLQHFRRGVAAGEAAIRQGRRDEAMASLEGALELYRGDLFADDPYADWCEVERTEARKVFVAASARLADLCCAQGAMDRGIACLHRALRVDPLREDLHQRVIRALIRSGRREDALLQYRLCSQLLRDELGTAPQAETRRLERAALSGQDPVSLPILV, encoded by the coding sequence GTGAGGCGAATGCGCCGGCCGAACGAACGCACCGTTCTGGGTGCGCTCACCGAGCGGCTGGTGCCCGGCGACCTCGGACGTACACTCGACGAAGCCGCCGACCTGCTTCTCAAGGCCACGGGTGCCGTGGATTGCGAGATCGCGCTTCGCGAGCCCGAGGGAGAGGACATGCTGTTGGCGTGTTGCCGGGGTGTGCATCGTCGCGTGCTTCAGGAGCAGCTTCGCTTCAGGACAGGCGACGGGTTCCCGGGCATCGTGGCGTCGACCGGACAGCCGGTGTCCACACGAAGCCTGCAGGACGACGCGCGCTTCCTCCGGCCGGGACTCACCCGCTTCGGTGTGACATCGTTCCTGTCGGTGCCGCTGGTGTCGGGACCCGGGCACACGCTCGGGTGCGTGAGTCTCGCCTGGCGGAGCCGCCGTGCCCCGCTGCAGACGGCAACGACATTGGTCCAACGTGCGGGCCTGACGCTGGCCGCGTTTGTTCGTGCCGAACTGCTGGCCGCTCGCGAGAAGATGGAGCAGGCGGTCTTTGACGCCGGCCCGGGAACGGACGTGCGCGCTTCCGCGTGCCTGGCGACGCTGATCGCGTCGGCCAGAGCCAGGCATGGCTCGCTGGTCCTCTATGGAGCTCCGGGCCGTGAGTCGTCCCTCTTCAGCTGCGAAGGCACGGCCAGTATCTGTGCGGACGCGCTCGACGGCATGGTGCGGTGCCGCCAGGTTCAGTCGGGCCACGGAGTGATCGTCGCCGGCGCTCGCGAGGAATGGCCGCTCGCGTGTCGCTGCCTCCCGCCGGGCACGCAGTCACCGCTCTGCCTGCCGCTGCGGGTGGACCGCCGCCTGGTTGGCGTGGCCGTCCTCGATCGACCGGAGCCCCCGGAACCGGCGAGCAGGGATCTGATTCCCCTGCTCGCGATGGCTGCCGAAGCCGCGGTCAGACTCGACCCCGGTCCCGGCGTGGCGAAACGGAAGTCCGTACCCAGGCCGCGCGCCGACCGGATGCTCGACATCCGGTGCCTGGGTGGTCTCGAGGTCCACGCGTCGGGGACGCCCGTGCCGTTATCGCGCTTTGCCAGACGCAAGGCGCTGACGCTGCTCCGGATCCTCGTGCTCGAGCCCGGGACGCCGATGAGTCGCGATGCACTGGTCGAACGACTGTGGCCGGGCGTGGACGGCGCGAGCGGCGCCAACAGGCTTCACGGCGTCATCCACGCGCTGCGCTCGGTCATCGAGCCGTATCGACATCAGCGCAAGTGGCTGTTCCTCTGCAACACCGGCGATGTGTACTACTTCAACGCCCAGTCGCCACACTGGATCGATCTGCAGCACTTCCGGCGGGGAGTCGCGGCGGGAGAAGCCGCGATCCGGCAGGGCCGGCGAGACGAAGCCATGGCAAGCCTTGAAGGCGCGCTCGAACTGTATCGTGGCGACCTCTTTGCCGATGATCCCTACGCGGACTGGTGCGAGGTCGAACGAACTGAAGCGCGCAAGGTGTTCGTGGCAGCGTCCGCACGCCTGGCGGACTTGTGCTGTGCGCAGGGCGCGATGGACCGTGGCATCGCCTGCCTGCACCGCGCTCTGCGTGTGGACCCCTTGCGCGAGGATCTGCATCAGCGGGTCATCCGGGCGCTGATCCGGAGTGGTCGGCGCGAGGACGCGCTCCTGCAGTACCGCCTCTGCTCACAACTCCTCCGCGACGAACTCGGAACCGCACCGCAGGCCGAGACGAGACGACTCGAGCGGGCCGCCCTGTCGGGGCAGGATCCGGTATCCTTGCCGATCCTCGTGTGA